A window of the Paraburkholderia sp. ZP32-5 genome harbors these coding sequences:
- the gspI gene encoding type II secretion system minor pseudopilin GspI codes for MRTVTRQRRSSRGRARSAQGFTLIEVLVALAIVAIALGAVTRAIGALATDTDSARLRLLALWSADNALSAIRIPMAWPAVGRTTFDCPQGPYRFVCRQSVTSLSSPLVRQVAVSVYPSASSGSVLAEVVTVVENEARH; via the coding sequence ATGCGGACAGTAACGAGGCAACGCCGCTCATCGCGCGGCCGCGCGCGCTCCGCGCAGGGCTTCACGCTGATCGAAGTGCTGGTGGCGTTGGCGATCGTTGCGATCGCCCTCGGCGCGGTGACGCGTGCAATCGGCGCGCTCGCCACCGATACCGACAGCGCGCGGCTCAGACTGCTCGCGCTCTGGAGCGCCGACAACGCACTCAGCGCGATAAGGATTCCGATGGCGTGGCCAGCGGTGGGACGAACGACTTTCGACTGTCCACAGGGGCCTTATCGGTTCGTCTGCCGTCAATCGGTGACGTCGCTTTCGAGTCCGCTGGTGCGCCAGGTCGCGGTGAGCGTGTACCCGTCGGCGTCGAGTGGATCCGTGCTCGCGGAGGTGGTGACGGTGGTCGAGAATGAAGCGCGTCACTAA
- a CDS encoding PulJ/GspJ family protein, which produces MKRVTKGSRSGRRARIGGFTLIEMLVAITLLAVIAMLSWRGLDATIRGRDGIITNLSQTRLLGRYFSQMQFDLLNLVTADEVFGPPLRIRPNELVLVRHLNVGGGPTFVQVVRYRRDGDQLIRSASAPLASLAELDDALHHMDQFAGVVVANSARSMQLAVWLAPTGWTTSQAVVDQAYADFLSQHGIANITALYTPLPRGLRFSVTLGTPPVEYVRMLPLGQ; this is translated from the coding sequence ATGAAGCGCGTCACTAAGGGGAGCCGCAGCGGGCGGCGCGCACGGATCGGTGGTTTCACGCTGATCGAGATGCTCGTCGCGATTACGCTCCTCGCGGTGATCGCGATGCTGTCATGGCGCGGTCTCGATGCGACGATTCGCGGCCGCGACGGCATCATCACCAACCTGAGCCAGACCCGCCTGCTGGGCCGCTATTTCTCGCAGATGCAATTCGATCTGCTCAATCTCGTTACCGCCGACGAAGTGTTCGGGCCGCCATTGCGTATTCGCCCGAACGAACTCGTGCTGGTGCGGCATCTGAACGTCGGTGGCGGTCCCACGTTCGTGCAGGTCGTCCGTTATCGACGCGACGGCGATCAGCTGATTCGCAGCGCATCGGCACCGCTCGCATCGCTGGCCGAACTCGATGACGCGCTCCATCACATGGATCAGTTCGCCGGCGTCGTGGTCGCGAACTCCGCGCGTTCGATGCAACTCGCCGTATGGCTCGCGCCGACTGGATGGACGACTAGCCAGGCGGTGGTCGATCAGGCGTATGCGGATTTTCTGTCGCAGCACGGGATCGCGAATATCACCGCGCTCTATACGCCATTGCCGCGCGGGCTGCGGTTTTCGGTGACGCTCGGCACGCCGCCGGTCGAGTATGTGCGGATGCTGCCCTTGGGGCAGTGA
- a CDS encoding tetratricopeptide repeat protein translates to MDVDNASNADANAVVEAAAKRPAAAANFSRAQELHSSGRFDAAAHEYEGVLAREPDNAKALHLYGVLQYQRGARDDAERLIRKSLALDSADVSSLSDLGAILADSGRVSEGIEQFEAALRIDPDNVQVLVRLGNTRLGQRQFEAALAVFDRVLQVSPLVIDALCNRGSALRALGRHKEALETYDRALMVDPRSFESWFNRALVLREMKRDAEALHCLDQAIGIQPGIAAMYSLQGQTLVELGRLNEALSAFNEAIAIEPGMVEALVNSAVVLERLNRAAEALNRCERVLALVPGHGATLACRGNVLQQMKRYDEALASYDLALQAQPDTVDVLCNRGTVLRFLKRYDDALECYDKAIAGDGQLAQAWTNRASVLQDLHRYDEAVVASNKALELRPENATNWLNHGNLHYETGQEADALHAYGRAVAIDPDYAEAHCSLAVLNLLRGDFEPGWREYEWRFKDPTFVSSFRQFVQPQWSGRESLDGKTILVHAEQGFGDTLQFCRYASLLADRGVRVILAVQSPLHSLLTTLSGSAQLLGKGDSLPAFDFHCPLLSLPLAFSTTVETIPRQTPYLHADPQRVRDWEALLGEKRRPRIGIAWAGNPEHRHDHKRSIELAALSSLFSLAVEWISLQKQIPERDEQQLRAAPIRRFDDELIDFADTAALIKTLDLVISVDSAVAHLAGAIGHPVWILLADPPEWRWMRARDDSPWYPGARLFRQTVPGQWSHVVDALAREISAIRR, encoded by the coding sequence ATGGACGTCGACAACGCATCCAATGCGGATGCAAATGCGGTGGTTGAAGCGGCCGCAAAGCGGCCCGCGGCGGCGGCGAATTTCTCGCGCGCGCAGGAGCTGCACAGCAGCGGACGATTCGATGCGGCGGCGCACGAGTATGAGGGCGTGCTGGCGCGGGAACCGGACAACGCGAAGGCACTGCATCTGTACGGTGTGTTGCAGTATCAGCGCGGGGCGCGTGACGATGCGGAGCGGTTGATACGGAAATCGCTCGCGCTCGATTCAGCCGATGTGAGTTCACTATCTGATCTCGGCGCGATTCTGGCCGACAGTGGTCGCGTGAGCGAAGGTATTGAACAGTTCGAAGCGGCGCTGCGTATTGATCCAGATAACGTTCAGGTGCTCGTCAGACTGGGCAATACGCGGCTTGGCCAGCGTCAGTTCGAAGCGGCGCTGGCTGTGTTCGACCGGGTGCTGCAGGTGTCGCCGCTCGTCATCGATGCGCTGTGTAACCGGGGCAGCGCGCTACGCGCGCTGGGGCGTCATAAGGAAGCGTTGGAGACTTATGACCGCGCGCTGATGGTCGATCCGCGATCGTTCGAATCGTGGTTCAACCGCGCGCTGGTGTTGCGCGAAATGAAGCGTGATGCCGAAGCGCTGCATTGCCTTGATCAGGCTATCGGGATCCAGCCGGGTATTGCGGCGATGTACTCGTTGCAAGGGCAGACGCTGGTTGAGCTGGGGCGGTTGAATGAGGCGCTGTCGGCGTTTAATGAAGCGATTGCGATCGAGCCGGGGATGGTCGAGGCGCTTGTTAACAGCGCTGTCGTACTGGAGCGTCTGAATCGTGCGGCTGAGGCATTGAACCGGTGCGAGCGCGTACTTGCGTTGGTGCCGGGGCATGGGGCGACGCTCGCATGCCGGGGCAATGTGCTTCAGCAGATGAAGCGCTACGACGAAGCGCTTGCAAGTTATGACCTGGCGCTTCAGGCCCAGCCGGATACGGTGGACGTGCTGTGCAATCGGGGCACCGTGCTGCGTTTCCTGAAGCGCTATGACGACGCGCTGGAGTGCTACGACAAGGCGATTGCCGGTGATGGACAACTCGCGCAGGCGTGGACCAATCGTGCGAGCGTGCTGCAGGATCTGCACCGCTATGACGAAGCAGTGGTTGCGTCGAACAAGGCGCTGGAGCTGCGGCCCGAGAATGCGACGAACTGGCTCAATCACGGCAATCTCCATTATGAAACGGGCCAGGAAGCTGACGCATTGCACGCGTATGGTCGTGCCGTCGCGATCGATCCCGACTATGCGGAAGCGCACTGTTCGCTGGCCGTGCTAAATCTGCTTCGGGGCGACTTCGAGCCGGGCTGGCGGGAATACGAATGGCGTTTCAAAGATCCGACGTTCGTGAGCAGTTTCCGGCAGTTCGTGCAGCCGCAGTGGAGCGGACGCGAATCGCTCGATGGCAAAACCATTTTGGTGCATGCGGAGCAGGGCTTTGGCGACACCTTGCAGTTCTGCCGATACGCGTCTCTGCTGGCGGATCGGGGTGTTCGCGTGATCCTCGCCGTACAGTCACCGTTGCACTCTCTGCTGACCACCTTGAGTGGCTCCGCGCAACTGCTGGGCAAAGGCGATTCGTTGCCGGCATTCGATTTCCATTGTCCGCTGCTGAGCCTGCCGCTCGCATTCAGCACGACCGTGGAGACGATTCCGCGGCAGACGCCGTACCTGCATGCCGATCCGCAGCGCGTGCGTGACTGGGAAGCGTTGCTGGGAGAAAAGCGCCGGCCACGTATCGGAATTGCGTGGGCCGGGAATCCCGAGCACCGTCACGACCATAAGCGGTCGATCGAGCTGGCCGCGCTGTCATCGCTGTTTTCGCTCGCCGTCGAATGGATCAGCCTGCAAAAGCAGATTCCCGAGCGTGACGAACAGCAACTGCGCGCTGCACCGATACGCCGCTTCGATGACGAACTGATCGATTTCGCCGACACCGCCGCGCTCATCAAAACGCTTGATCTGGTGATTTCCGTCGAT